One Bacteroidota bacterium DNA window includes the following coding sequences:
- the cas9 gene encoding type II CRISPR RNA-guided endonuclease Cas9 (Cas9, originally named Csn1, is the large, multifunctional signature protein of type II CRISPR/Cas systems. It is well known even to general audiences because its RNA-guided endonuclease activity has made it a popular tool for custom editing of eukaryotic genomes.): MTKILGLDLGVASIGWAYIEQTENAAKILGTGVRIIPLFDDERDEFSQGNAISKHQKRTLKRTQRKGYDRYQLRKFALKAALEKINAVPDATLFSLTSVELYGLRHKAVTEKITLQELGRIWLHLNQKRGYKGSRTDDANDTKQTQYVAEVNTRFKTITELGLTVGKFFHKQLLEDPNKPIKGEVFPREAYMQEFDLIWNKQSEYYGELLNDVLKNEIRNRIIYYQRPLKSKKELVSVCEFEGKWYEKGTKKLFAGPKVTPRSAPLFQVCKLWESINNITIKHKTGSEYQISNEQKKILFDYLNVNSNLSPTELFKLLKIGKNDGYTPNEQIRKKGIQGNTTKAAILNILKDNPSAESLTRFELTIEQYQEEYADTTTGELIKIDRQRITPSYEQEPLYKLWHLIYSSQEKDLTDLKLKLQSDFPLSEEEAEQLLKLDFTRGGHGNKSARAIRNILPYLQQGKKYSEACALAGYNHSDSRTKDENLKRDLEEKLCLLPKNSLRQPVVEKILNQMIHLVNAILEAPEFGRPDEIRVELARELKQSKDERNDAYNGINERERENEKLRKQLLQHPEFQKSFVSKRDLDKYRLWLEFEGISPYEPNKQVSLSALFSNQYDIEHIIPRSRLFDDSYSNKTFCRRELNSGENGKNQQTAYEFMQSKPEFDQFIELVEKTYKTKKIGRAKRDKLLMTGDKIPSGFIDRQLRQTQYIAKKAREILDAVCRNVHASSGGVTDYLRDQWGYNEILEQLQLERYRAVGQTEMRDQKDKQGNIIKVERIKDWSKRDDHRHHAIDALVVACTNAKIIKRLNDLNQTVVAGKNESKQDALKASGDMGLKTFIAGERIFKPAEVSAAAEQILVSYKQGRKVTAKAKRMAKVAGELKVVQKNIPVPRGPLHEESVYGKIKVPKRWKLDHRFELAHLIANAAHKKLVQDRLKAHNGNATKAFSEPIWLDKKQTKKLTHVELNEWQYVLSYSLSQITKPDDVKWIVDKAVRDVVREHLEKHENNVKKAFGDLQGNPVWLNKEKNIQVKRVRMFTGLDVVEPIWKNEKDEYIGFVKPGSNHHIALYIDKDGSIQEHVATFFHAVQRELKGLPAIIKNPADVWEKVAQKENISQEFLEKLPDANWSYKLSMKANDLFVFGLDGDALNEALRSNDLTILAKHLFRVRKLTSGNYWFQHHYETEPRESVADKQAGRAIQASKSTMTGIKVKIDRLGRISLTND; the protein is encoded by the coding sequence ATGACAAAAATTCTTGGTCTCGATCTTGGCGTTGCCTCCATTGGCTGGGCATATATTGAACAAACAGAAAACGCGGCTAAAATTCTGGGAACCGGCGTTCGCATCATTCCATTGTTTGATGATGAGCGCGATGAGTTTTCGCAGGGCAATGCTATTTCAAAACATCAGAAACGCACATTAAAGCGAACACAACGTAAAGGCTACGACCGCTACCAACTTCGGAAATTTGCGCTTAAAGCAGCATTGGAAAAAATAAATGCGGTGCCTGATGCGACATTATTTTCATTAACATCGGTTGAACTATATGGCTTACGCCACAAAGCGGTAACCGAAAAAATAACACTTCAGGAATTAGGCCGTATTTGGCTGCACCTGAATCAGAAACGCGGATATAAAGGAAGCCGAACTGATGATGCAAACGATACTAAGCAAACGCAGTATGTTGCCGAAGTGAATACACGCTTCAAAACAATTACTGAACTGGGGTTAACAGTTGGTAAGTTTTTTCATAAACAACTTCTTGAAGATCCCAACAAACCAATTAAAGGCGAAGTATTTCCGCGTGAGGCCTACATGCAGGAGTTTGATCTTATTTGGAACAAACAATCGGAATACTACGGTGAATTGCTGAATGATGTTTTAAAAAACGAAATACGTAACCGCATTATCTATTATCAGCGACCTTTAAAATCAAAGAAAGAACTGGTTTCAGTATGCGAATTTGAAGGCAAGTGGTATGAAAAAGGAACTAAAAAACTATTTGCCGGACCTAAGGTTACTCCCCGAAGTGCGCCTTTATTTCAAGTATGTAAACTCTGGGAAAGCATTAATAATATTACGATAAAACACAAAACCGGTTCAGAATATCAGATCAGTAACGAACAGAAAAAAATACTATTCGATTATCTTAATGTCAATTCCAATCTTTCACCAACGGAACTGTTCAAATTACTGAAAATTGGTAAAAATGACGGTTATACGCCCAATGAGCAAATTCGTAAAAAAGGAATACAGGGCAACACCACCAAAGCGGCGATCTTGAATATTCTCAAAGACAATCCTTCGGCTGAATCGCTCACCCGTTTTGAGCTAACTATTGAGCAGTATCAGGAAGAATATGCAGATACGACTACAGGTGAACTCATTAAAATTGATCGTCAGCGCATAACACCTTCTTATGAACAGGAGCCGCTGTACAAACTTTGGCATTTAATTTATTCATCTCAAGAGAAAGACTTGACCGACTTAAAACTCAAATTGCAAAGTGACTTCCCCCTTTCGGAAGAAGAAGCCGAGCAATTATTAAAACTCGATTTTACGCGAGGCGGGCACGGAAATAAAAGCGCACGGGCAATTCGAAACATCTTGCCTTATTTACAGCAAGGAAAAAAATACAGCGAGGCTTGTGCTCTTGCCGGGTACAACCATTCGGACAGCAGAACGAAAGATGAAAATCTGAAACGTGATCTTGAAGAAAAATTATGTCTGCTTCCCAAAAATAGTTTGCGGCAGCCGGTAGTTGAGAAAATTTTGAATCAAATGATTCATTTGGTTAATGCAATTTTGGAAGCGCCTGAATTTGGCCGCCCCGATGAAATACGCGTTGAGCTTGCCCGTGAACTGAAACAAAGTAAAGATGAACGGAATGATGCCTATAATGGAATTAATGAACGGGAACGGGAAAATGAAAAGTTGAGAAAACAATTATTACAGCATCCTGAATTTCAAAAATCATTCGTTTCTAAAAGAGACCTTGATAAATACAGACTATGGCTTGAGTTTGAAGGTATTTCACCCTACGAGCCGAACAAACAGGTTTCTCTTTCTGCATTATTCAGCAATCAATACGATATCGAACATATTATTCCGCGTTCACGTTTATTTGACGATAGTTATTCAAACAAAACATTTTGCAGACGCGAGTTAAACTCTGGCGAAAACGGGAAGAACCAACAAACTGCTTATGAATTTATGCAGTCGAAACCGGAGTTCGATCAGTTTATTGAACTAGTTGAAAAAACCTATAAAACCAAAAAGATTGGCCGGGCCAAACGCGATAAATTATTGATGACCGGCGATAAAATTCCGTCGGGTTTTATTGATCGCCAGTTAAGACAAACCCAATACATCGCCAAAAAAGCACGCGAAATTTTAGATGCGGTTTGTCGCAATGTGCATGCATCAAGCGGCGGCGTAACCGACTATTTGCGCGACCAATGGGGCTACAATGAAATACTTGAACAGCTTCAGCTTGAACGCTACCGTGCAGTTGGCCAGACCGAAATGCGCGACCAAAAAGACAAACAGGGTAATATTATTAAAGTTGAGCGCATAAAAGATTGGTCAAAGCGCGACGATCATCGCCACCATGCCATTGATGCGTTGGTTGTAGCCTGTACAAATGCAAAAATTATTAAGCGGCTGAATGATTTAAACCAAACTGTTGTTGCCGGTAAAAATGAAAGCAAACAAGATGCACTGAAAGCATCGGGCGATATGGGGCTTAAAACATTTATTGCAGGCGAACGAATTTTTAAACCCGCAGAAGTATCAGCAGCCGCAGAACAAATTTTAGTTTCTTACAAACAAGGGCGTAAAGTAACGGCAAAAGCCAAACGCATGGCCAAAGTAGCCGGTGAACTAAAGGTGGTGCAAAAAAACATTCCGGTTCCCAGAGGTCCTTTGCACGAAGAAAGTGTTTACGGAAAGATTAAAGTTCCTAAACGCTGGAAGCTTGATCACCGTTTTGAACTTGCACATTTAATAGCAAACGCTGCACATAAAAAACTCGTTCAGGACAGACTTAAAGCACATAACGGGAATGCCACAAAAGCTTTTTCCGAACCAATTTGGTTAGATAAAAAGCAAACGAAAAAATTAACGCACGTTGAGCTGAATGAATGGCAGTATGTACTTTCCTACTCGCTTTCACAAATCACGAAGCCGGATGATGTAAAATGGATTGTGGATAAAGCTGTACGTGATGTTGTACGTGAGCATTTGGAAAAGCACGAAAACAACGTTAAGAAAGCATTTGGTGACCTCCAAGGCAACCCGGTTTGGCTGAATAAAGAAAAAAATATTCAGGTAAAAAGGGTGAGAATGTTTACCGGTCTTGATGTTGTAGAGCCAATATGGAAAAATGAAAAGGACGAATACATTGGTTTCGTAAAGCCCGGATCAAATCACCATATTGCATTATACATAGATAAAGACGGCAGCATTCAGGAGCATGTCGCTACTTTCTTTCATGCGGTACAGCGAGAATTGAAAGGACTTCCTGCAATTATTAAAAACCCTGCAGATGTGTGGGAGAAAGTTGCTCAGAAAGAAAATATATCGCAGGAGTTTCTTGAAAAATTGCCAGATGCAAACTGGTCATACAAACTAAGTATGAAAGCAAACGACCTTTTTGTTTTTGGATTAGACGGGGATGCTTTAAATGAAGCACTAAGAAGTAATGATCTTACTATACTTGCTAAACATTTATTCAGGGTACGTAAACTAACATCTGGAAATTATTGGTTTCAGCATCATTATGAAACAGAGCCACGCGAATCTGTTGCTGATAAACAAGCAGGAAGAGCTATCCAAGCCAGCAAAAGTACAATGACTGGTATAAAAGTAAAGATCGACCGGCTCGGCCGTATCTCGCTAACCAATGATTAA